From Oncorhynchus mykiss isolate Arlee chromosome 6, USDA_OmykA_1.1, whole genome shotgun sequence, the proteins below share one genomic window:
- the LOC110525835 gene encoding poly [ADP-ribose] polymerase tankyrase-1 isoform X3 gives MAVSRRSSQQQQLGNLQSPPRNSSLSGSPPDSLPIDIVAATSVPPDGERGCSAGMENPSGSPDLPAPALSTGSSTSPTTTTSGGESSIVSSPGSGGTSPGDGSSGIGGAFRDLFEACRNGDVSRVKRLVDSVNVNAKDMAGRKSTPLHFAAGFGRKDVVEHLLQTGANVHARDDGGLIPLHNACSFGHAEVVSLLLCQGADPNARDNWNYTPLHEAAIKGKIDVCIVLLQHGADPNIRNTDGKSALDLADPSAKAVLTGEYKKDELLEAARSGNEEKLMALLTPLNVNCHASDGRKSTPLHLAAGYNRVRIVQLLLQHGADVHAKDKGGLVPLHNACSYGHFEVTELLLKHGACVNAMDLWQFTPLHEAASKNRVEVCSLLLSHGADPNLLNCHCKSAVDLAPTPELKERLTYEFKGHSLLQAAREADMAKVKKTLALEIISFKHPQTNETALHCAVASPHPKRKQVTELLLRKGANVNEKNKDFMTTLHVAAERAHNDILDVLQKHGAKVNAVDTLGQTALHRAALAGHIQTCKLLLSYGADPAIVSLQGFTASQMGNEAVQQILNENIPTRNSDVDYRFLEAAKAGDLDTVQQLCTPQNVNCRDLEGRHSTPLHFAAGYNRVAVVEYLLHHGADVHAKDKGGLVPLHNACSYGHYEVAELLVRHGASVNVADLWKFTPLHEAAAKGKYEICKLLLKHGADPTKKNRDGNMPLDMVKDGDTDIQDLLRGDAALLDAAKKGCLARVQKLCSPENINCRDTQGRNSTPLHLAAGYNNLEVAEYLLEHGADVNAQDKGGLIPLHNAASYGHVDIAALLIKFNTCVNATDKWAFTPLHEAAQKGRTQLCALLLAHGADPTMKNQEGQTALDLATADDIRALLMDAMPPDALPICFKPQATVVSAGSVISPASTPSCLSAASSIDNLAGPLNELGAAGTSGVADGAAGSDRKEGELAMLDMNIGQFLKSLGLEHIREIFEREQISLDVLADMGHEELKEIGINAYGHRHKLIKGVERLLGGQQGANPYLTFHCANQGTVLIDLAPDDKEGQSVEEEMQSSIREHRDGGNAGGVFSRYNIIKIQKVVNKKLRERYTHRQKEISDENHNHHNERMLFHGSPGSPFINAIIHKGFDERHAYIGGMFGAGIYFAENSSKSNQYVYGIGGGTGCPTHKDRSCYLCHRQMLFCRVTLGKSFLQFSAMKMAHAPPGHHSVIGRPSVNGLAYAEYVIYRGEQAYPEYLITYQILKPESTAASAAGAEQKS, from the exons ATGGCGGTGTCTCGTCGCTCATCGCAGCAACAACAGCTGGGTAACCTGCAATCTCCGCCACGAAACAGTTCTCTTTCTGGAAGTCCTCCGGACTCTCTGCCAATTGATATTGTGGCAGCGACGTCAGTGCCCCCGGATGGTGAGCGTGGATGCAGCGCAGGCATGGAGAATCCTTCGGGCTCTCCGGATCTTCCAGCCCCGGCCCTCAGCACTGGGAGCAGCACAAGCCCGACCACAACAACCTCCGGCGGGGAGAGTAGTATTGTCTCGAGCCCCGGTTCAGGAGGCACGAGCCCCGGCGACGGCAGTAGCGGGATCGGTGGAGCTTTCAGGGATCTATTTGAGGCCTGTCGGAATGGAGATGTATCCCGTGTGAAGAGACTTGTAGACTCGGTGAATGTTAATGCGAAGGACATGGCCGGGCGAAAATCTACCCCTCTACATTTCGCTGCAG GTTTTGGACGAAAGGATGTGGTTGAGCACCTTTTACAGACTGGAGCTAATGTGCATGCTAGAGACGACGGTGGTCTCATTCCCCTTCACAACGCCTGCTCCTTTGGCCATGCCGAGGTGGTCAGTCTCCTGCTGTGCCAAGGTGCAGACCCCAATGCACGGGACAACTGGAACTACACACCTCTGCACGAGGCAGCCATCAAAGGCAAGATTGATGTGTGCATCG TGCTCCTCCAGCATGGCGCCGATCCCAACATCCGTAATACGGACGGCAAGTCTGCCCTGGATCTGGCAGACCCCTCTgccaaggctgtgctcactg GTGAGTACAAGAAGGATGAACTCCTGGAAGCAGCAAG GAGTGGCAACGAGGAGAAACTGATGGCACTACTGACCCCGTTAAATGTCAACTGCCATGCCAGTGATGGCCGCAAG TCCACCCCACTGCACCTGGCGGCTGGTTACAACCGCGTACGCATCGTCCAGCTACTGCTGCAGCACGGGGCAGACGTCCATGCCAAGGACAAAGG TGGCCTGGTCCCTCTTCACAACGCCTGCTCCTATGGACACTTTGAGGTCACAGAGCTTCTTCTCAAG CATGGAGCGTGTGTGAATGCCATGGACCTGTGGCAGTTCACCCCTCTCCACGAGGCCGCATCTAAGAACCGTGTGGAGGTGTGTTCTCTGCTGCTGAGCCACGGGGCCGACCCCAACCTGCTCAATTGCCACTGCAAGAGTGCCGTGGACTTGGCCCCCACCCCTGAACTCAAAGAGCGGCTCACCT ATGAGTTTAAAGGTCATTCGCTGCTCCAGGCAGCTCGGGAGGCAGACATGGCCAAGGTGAAGAAGACTCTGGCTCTGGAGATCATTAGCTTCAAACACCCACAGACCAACGAGACAGCCCTG CACTGTGCCGTTGCTTCCCCTCACCCCAAACGGAAGCAGGTGACCGAGCTGCTACTGCGTAAAGGTGCCAACGTCAACGAGAAGAACAAAGA CTTCATGACGACTCTGCATGTAGCGGCTGAGAGAGCACACAACGACATCCTGGACGTGCTGCAGAAACATGGAGCCAAG gtAAATGCGGTGGACACCCTGGGGCAGACAGCCCTCCACAGGGCAGCCCTGGCGGGCCACATCCAGACATGCAAGCTACTGCTGAGCTACGGGGCCGACCCGGCCATCGTCTCCCTGCAGGGCTTTACTGCCTCACAGATGGGCAACGAGGCCGTGCAGCAGATCCTCAATG AAAATATTCCAACTCGTAACTCTGATGTCGACTACCGGTTTCTGGAAGCCGCCAAGGCTGGAGATTTGGACACTGTGCAG CAACTCTGCACTCCTCAGAACGTGAACTGTCGGGACCTGGAGGGTCGTCACTCTACCCCTCTGCACTTTGCTGCAGGCTACAACCGTGTGGCCGTGGTGGAGTACCTGCTACATCACGGAGCTGACGTACATGCTAAAGACAAAGG TGGTCTGGTGCCCCTCCACAACGCCTGCTCCTACGGTCACTATGAGGTGGCTGAGCTGCTGGTGAGACATGGGGCATCGGTGAACGTAGCTGACCTCTGGAAGTTCACCCCGCTCCACGAGGCTGCCGCCAAGGGCAAATACGAGATCTGCAAACTGCTGCTCAAG CATGGAGCGGACCCCACCAAGAAGAACCGTGATGGTAACATGCCTCTGGACATGGTGAAGGATGGCGACACGGACATCCAGGACCTGCTGAGAGGAGACGCTGCGCTGCTGGACGCTGCTAAGAAGGGCTGTCTGGCCCGCGTCCAGAAACTCTGCAGCCCAGAGAACATCAACTGTAGAGACACACAGGGACGTAACTCCACCCCCCTGCACCTCGCAG CTGGCTACAACAACCTGGAGGTGGCGGAGTATCTCCTGGAGCATGGGGCTGACGTCAATGCGCAGGACAAAGGAGGCCTCATCCCCCTGCACAACGCTGCCTCCTATGGG CACGTGGACATTGCTGCCCTTCTGATAAAGTTCAACACATGTGTGAACGCTACAGACAAATGGGCCTTCACCCCACTCCACGAAGCAGCTCAGAAGGGCCGTACCCAGCTGTGTGCTCTGCTGCTGGCCCACGGAGCAGACCCCACCATGAAGAACCAGGAGGGACAGACCGCACTGGACCTGGCTACG GCTGATGACATCCGTGCCCTGCTGATGGATGCCATGCCCCCGGATGCCCTGCCCATCTGCTTCAAGCCCCAGGCCACGGTGGTCAGTGCAGGCTCGGTCATCTCCCCAGCCTCCACGCCCTCTTGCCTGTCTGCAGCCAGCAGCATCGACAACCTGGCTGGGCCGCTCAACGAGCTCGGGGCCGCAGGGACCTCCGGAGTGGCCGACGGGGCCGCAGGCTCCGACAGGAAGGAGGGGGAAT TGGCGATGTTGGACATGAACATCGGTCAGTTCCTGAAGAGCTTGGGTCTGGAGCATATAAGGGAAATCTTTGAGAGAGAACAG ATCTCTCTGGATGTGCTGGCTGACATGGGTCACGAGGAACTGAAGGAGATTGGGATCAACGCTTACGGCCACCGACACAAACTCATCAAGGGAGTGGAGAGGCTGCTGGGGGGACAACAAG GTGCCAACCCGTACCTGACATTCCACTGTGCCAACCAGGGCACGGTCCTCATCGATCTAGCCCCTGACGACAAAGAGGGCCAatcagtggaggaggag ATGCAAAGTAGCATCAGAGAACACAGGGATGGAGGGAACGCAGGAGGGGTGTTCAGCAGATACAACATCATCAAG ATCCAGAAGGTGGTCAACAAGAAGCTGCGGGAGCGATACACACACCGCCAGAAGGAGATATCGGACGagaaccacaaccaccacaatgAGCGCATGCTCTTCCATG GTTCTCCAGGTTCTCCGTTCATAAATGCCATCATCCACAAAGGTTTTGACGAGCGGCATGCGTACATCGGAGGGATGTTTGGAGCAGGGATCTACTTTGCTGAGAACTCCTCTAAGAGTAACCAGTATGTTTATGGCATCGGGGGCGGCACCGGATGCCCCACTCACAAAGACCGCTCCTGTTACCTGTGCCACAG GCAGATGTTATTCTGCCGCGTAACCCTGGGGAAGTCCTTCCTCCAGTTCAGTGCCATGAAGATGGCCCACGCCCCCCCTGGACATCACTCTGTGATTGGCCGGCCCAGCGTCAACGGCCTGGCCTACGCAGAGTATGTCATCTACAGAGGAGAGCAG GCCTACCCAGAGTATCTCATCACCTATCAGATCCTTAAGCCGGAGAGTACGGCCGCGTCTGCTGCAGGAGCGGAGCAGAAGTCTTAG
- the LOC110525835 gene encoding poly [ADP-ribose] polymerase tankyrase-1 isoform X1 yields MAVSRRSSQQQQLGNLQSPPRNSSLSGSPPDSLPIDIVAATSVPPDGERGCSAGMENPSGSPDLPAPALSTGSSTSPTTTTSGGESSIVSSPGSGGTSPGDGSSGIGGAFRDLFEACRNGDVSRVKRLVDSVNVNAKDMAGRKSTPLHFAAGFGRKDVVEHLLQTGANVHARDDGGLIPLHNACSFGHAEVVSLLLCQGADPNARDNWNYTPLHEAAIKGKIDVCIVLLQHGADPNIRNTDGKSALDLADPSAKAVLTGEYKKDELLEAARSGNEEKLMALLTPLNVNCHASDGRKSTSQKMLSTPLHLAAGYNRVRIVQLLLQHGADVHAKDKGGLVPLHNACSYGHFEVTELLLKHGACVNAMDLWQFTPLHEAASKNRVEVCSLLLSHGADPNLLNCHCKSAVDLAPTPELKERLTYEFKGHSLLQAAREADMAKVKKTLALEIISFKHPQTNETALHCAVASPHPKRKQVTELLLRKGANVNEKNKDFMTTLHVAAERAHNDILDVLQKHGAKVNAVDTLGQTALHRAALAGHIQTCKLLLSYGADPAIVSLQGFTASQMGNEAVQQILNENIPTRNSDVDYRFLEAAKAGDLDTVQQLCTPQNVNCRDLEGRHSTPLHFAAGYNRVAVVEYLLHHGADVHAKDKGGLVPLHNACSYGHYEVAELLVRHGASVNVADLWKFTPLHEAAAKGKYEICKLLLKHGADPTKKNRDGNMPLDMVKDGDTDIQDLLRGDAALLDAAKKGCLARVQKLCSPENINCRDTQGRNSTPLHLAAGYNNLEVAEYLLEHGADVNAQDKGGLIPLHNAASYGHVDIAALLIKFNTCVNATDKWAFTPLHEAAQKGRTQLCALLLAHGADPTMKNQEGQTALDLATADDIRALLMDAMPPDALPICFKPQATVVSAGSVISPASTPSCLSAASSIDNLAGPLNELGAAGTSGVADGAAGSDRKEGELAMLDMNIGQFLKSLGLEHIREIFEREQISLDVLADMGHEELKEIGINAYGHRHKLIKGVERLLGGQQGANPYLTFHCANQGTVLIDLAPDDKEGQSVEEEMQSSIREHRDGGNAGGVFSRYNIIKIQKVVNKKLRERYTHRQKEISDENHNHHNERMLFHGSPGSPFINAIIHKGFDERHAYIGGMFGAGIYFAENSSKSNQYVYGIGGGTGCPTHKDRSCYLCHRQMLFCRVTLGKSFLQFSAMKMAHAPPGHHSVIGRPSVNGLAYAEYVIYRGEQAYPEYLITYQILKPESTAASAAGAEQKS; encoded by the exons ATGGCGGTGTCTCGTCGCTCATCGCAGCAACAACAGCTGGGTAACCTGCAATCTCCGCCACGAAACAGTTCTCTTTCTGGAAGTCCTCCGGACTCTCTGCCAATTGATATTGTGGCAGCGACGTCAGTGCCCCCGGATGGTGAGCGTGGATGCAGCGCAGGCATGGAGAATCCTTCGGGCTCTCCGGATCTTCCAGCCCCGGCCCTCAGCACTGGGAGCAGCACAAGCCCGACCACAACAACCTCCGGCGGGGAGAGTAGTATTGTCTCGAGCCCCGGTTCAGGAGGCACGAGCCCCGGCGACGGCAGTAGCGGGATCGGTGGAGCTTTCAGGGATCTATTTGAGGCCTGTCGGAATGGAGATGTATCCCGTGTGAAGAGACTTGTAGACTCGGTGAATGTTAATGCGAAGGACATGGCCGGGCGAAAATCTACCCCTCTACATTTCGCTGCAG GTTTTGGACGAAAGGATGTGGTTGAGCACCTTTTACAGACTGGAGCTAATGTGCATGCTAGAGACGACGGTGGTCTCATTCCCCTTCACAACGCCTGCTCCTTTGGCCATGCCGAGGTGGTCAGTCTCCTGCTGTGCCAAGGTGCAGACCCCAATGCACGGGACAACTGGAACTACACACCTCTGCACGAGGCAGCCATCAAAGGCAAGATTGATGTGTGCATCG TGCTCCTCCAGCATGGCGCCGATCCCAACATCCGTAATACGGACGGCAAGTCTGCCCTGGATCTGGCAGACCCCTCTgccaaggctgtgctcactg GTGAGTACAAGAAGGATGAACTCCTGGAAGCAGCAAG GAGTGGCAACGAGGAGAAACTGATGGCACTACTGACCCCGTTAAATGTCAACTGCCATGCCAGTGATGGCCGCAAG TCAACATCCCAAAAAATGCTG TCCACCCCACTGCACCTGGCGGCTGGTTACAACCGCGTACGCATCGTCCAGCTACTGCTGCAGCACGGGGCAGACGTCCATGCCAAGGACAAAGG TGGCCTGGTCCCTCTTCACAACGCCTGCTCCTATGGACACTTTGAGGTCACAGAGCTTCTTCTCAAG CATGGAGCGTGTGTGAATGCCATGGACCTGTGGCAGTTCACCCCTCTCCACGAGGCCGCATCTAAGAACCGTGTGGAGGTGTGTTCTCTGCTGCTGAGCCACGGGGCCGACCCCAACCTGCTCAATTGCCACTGCAAGAGTGCCGTGGACTTGGCCCCCACCCCTGAACTCAAAGAGCGGCTCACCT ATGAGTTTAAAGGTCATTCGCTGCTCCAGGCAGCTCGGGAGGCAGACATGGCCAAGGTGAAGAAGACTCTGGCTCTGGAGATCATTAGCTTCAAACACCCACAGACCAACGAGACAGCCCTG CACTGTGCCGTTGCTTCCCCTCACCCCAAACGGAAGCAGGTGACCGAGCTGCTACTGCGTAAAGGTGCCAACGTCAACGAGAAGAACAAAGA CTTCATGACGACTCTGCATGTAGCGGCTGAGAGAGCACACAACGACATCCTGGACGTGCTGCAGAAACATGGAGCCAAG gtAAATGCGGTGGACACCCTGGGGCAGACAGCCCTCCACAGGGCAGCCCTGGCGGGCCACATCCAGACATGCAAGCTACTGCTGAGCTACGGGGCCGACCCGGCCATCGTCTCCCTGCAGGGCTTTACTGCCTCACAGATGGGCAACGAGGCCGTGCAGCAGATCCTCAATG AAAATATTCCAACTCGTAACTCTGATGTCGACTACCGGTTTCTGGAAGCCGCCAAGGCTGGAGATTTGGACACTGTGCAG CAACTCTGCACTCCTCAGAACGTGAACTGTCGGGACCTGGAGGGTCGTCACTCTACCCCTCTGCACTTTGCTGCAGGCTACAACCGTGTGGCCGTGGTGGAGTACCTGCTACATCACGGAGCTGACGTACATGCTAAAGACAAAGG TGGTCTGGTGCCCCTCCACAACGCCTGCTCCTACGGTCACTATGAGGTGGCTGAGCTGCTGGTGAGACATGGGGCATCGGTGAACGTAGCTGACCTCTGGAAGTTCACCCCGCTCCACGAGGCTGCCGCCAAGGGCAAATACGAGATCTGCAAACTGCTGCTCAAG CATGGAGCGGACCCCACCAAGAAGAACCGTGATGGTAACATGCCTCTGGACATGGTGAAGGATGGCGACACGGACATCCAGGACCTGCTGAGAGGAGACGCTGCGCTGCTGGACGCTGCTAAGAAGGGCTGTCTGGCCCGCGTCCAGAAACTCTGCAGCCCAGAGAACATCAACTGTAGAGACACACAGGGACGTAACTCCACCCCCCTGCACCTCGCAG CTGGCTACAACAACCTGGAGGTGGCGGAGTATCTCCTGGAGCATGGGGCTGACGTCAATGCGCAGGACAAAGGAGGCCTCATCCCCCTGCACAACGCTGCCTCCTATGGG CACGTGGACATTGCTGCCCTTCTGATAAAGTTCAACACATGTGTGAACGCTACAGACAAATGGGCCTTCACCCCACTCCACGAAGCAGCTCAGAAGGGCCGTACCCAGCTGTGTGCTCTGCTGCTGGCCCACGGAGCAGACCCCACCATGAAGAACCAGGAGGGACAGACCGCACTGGACCTGGCTACG GCTGATGACATCCGTGCCCTGCTGATGGATGCCATGCCCCCGGATGCCCTGCCCATCTGCTTCAAGCCCCAGGCCACGGTGGTCAGTGCAGGCTCGGTCATCTCCCCAGCCTCCACGCCCTCTTGCCTGTCTGCAGCCAGCAGCATCGACAACCTGGCTGGGCCGCTCAACGAGCTCGGGGCCGCAGGGACCTCCGGAGTGGCCGACGGGGCCGCAGGCTCCGACAGGAAGGAGGGGGAAT TGGCGATGTTGGACATGAACATCGGTCAGTTCCTGAAGAGCTTGGGTCTGGAGCATATAAGGGAAATCTTTGAGAGAGAACAG ATCTCTCTGGATGTGCTGGCTGACATGGGTCACGAGGAACTGAAGGAGATTGGGATCAACGCTTACGGCCACCGACACAAACTCATCAAGGGAGTGGAGAGGCTGCTGGGGGGACAACAAG GTGCCAACCCGTACCTGACATTCCACTGTGCCAACCAGGGCACGGTCCTCATCGATCTAGCCCCTGACGACAAAGAGGGCCAatcagtggaggaggag ATGCAAAGTAGCATCAGAGAACACAGGGATGGAGGGAACGCAGGAGGGGTGTTCAGCAGATACAACATCATCAAG ATCCAGAAGGTGGTCAACAAGAAGCTGCGGGAGCGATACACACACCGCCAGAAGGAGATATCGGACGagaaccacaaccaccacaatgAGCGCATGCTCTTCCATG GTTCTCCAGGTTCTCCGTTCATAAATGCCATCATCCACAAAGGTTTTGACGAGCGGCATGCGTACATCGGAGGGATGTTTGGAGCAGGGATCTACTTTGCTGAGAACTCCTCTAAGAGTAACCAGTATGTTTATGGCATCGGGGGCGGCACCGGATGCCCCACTCACAAAGACCGCTCCTGTTACCTGTGCCACAG GCAGATGTTATTCTGCCGCGTAACCCTGGGGAAGTCCTTCCTCCAGTTCAGTGCCATGAAGATGGCCCACGCCCCCCCTGGACATCACTCTGTGATTGGCCGGCCCAGCGTCAACGGCCTGGCCTACGCAGAGTATGTCATCTACAGAGGAGAGCAG GCCTACCCAGAGTATCTCATCACCTATCAGATCCTTAAGCCGGAGAGTACGGCCGCGTCTGCTGCAGGAGCGGAGCAGAAGTCTTAG